A genomic region of Thermodesulfovibrio aggregans contains the following coding sequences:
- a CDS encoding 4Fe-4S dicluster domain-containing protein has protein sequence MRKTESFTRREFIKAAGIGAALVFAGKWGIHSIAWAGSDKRTLRMILVDYSKCTGCRTCEAVCSSWNNPVTINGEKIPGLGNPVYSNIKVVSFNPDVDVPNVCAMCPDAPCVNSCPVEPDPKTGIKALYRDKKTLTIKNDPARCIGCGNCARACAEQRKGVIELDSKTGKPRGICTLCNGDPQCVKHCPFDALSYVEVNEKQKFYGLSPEKIASILAKHWYDTDLGGVK, from the coding sequence ATGAGGAAAACGGAAAGTTTTACAAGAAGGGAATTTATAAAAGCTGCCGGGATAGGTGCTGCATTGGTTTTTGCTGGTAAATGGGGAATTCATTCAATAGCATGGGCTGGTTCAGATAAAAGAACGCTCAGGATGATTCTTGTTGATTACAGTAAATGCACAGGATGCAGAACCTGTGAGGCTGTATGCTCTTCATGGAATAATCCCGTAACAATTAATGGTGAAAAAATTCCAGGGCTTGGGAATCCAGTTTATTCAAACATAAAAGTTGTAAGTTTCAATCCAGATGTTGATGTCCCAAATGTGTGTGCCATGTGTCCTGATGCACCATGTGTAAATTCATGTCCTGTTGAGCCAGACCCTAAAACAGGAATAAAAGCTCTTTACAGAGATAAAAAAACTTTGACAATAAAAAATGACCCTGCCCGTTGCATAGGCTGTGGAAACTGTGCCCGAGCCTGTGCTGAACAGAGAAAAGGTGTTATAGAGCTTGACTCAAAAACAGGCAAACCAAGAGGAATCTGTACTCTTTGTAATGGTGACCCCCAATGTGTAAAACACTGCCCCTTTGATGCTCTTTCCTATGTTGAGGTTAATGAAAAACAAAAATTTTATGGACTATCACCAGAAAAAATTGCCTCTATACTGGCAAAACATTGGTATGACACGGATTTAGGAGGTGTTAAATGA
- a CDS encoding aldehyde ferredoxin oxidoreductase family protein: MKIKGYHGKILKIDLTTGKIEKIALKEEDLVKFVGGRGLGVKLLWDNLKKPGVDPLSPENPLIFMTGPFSGFSVPSASRTCVVTKSPITSPLRSPYPHASTVTYSNVGGFFGPELKMAGYDGIMITGKANELCYIVIEDDKVYIRDAKKFKGMRTDAFDKAFLKELGDRRFKTVYIGPAGENLVRYASILHTSARAAGRGGVGCVMGSKNLKAIAVKGSIQPDVANHKKFIAMVEKARLALKNSPNTKNWRDYGTAGYIVKSSDQGTETVRNFREGTFPEAYKIGAETARRDVWVRNIACMYCPLACKKSGRTKGKYGGIVHDGPEYETGTMLGSNLLISDMAGLLKIIYNVDDLGLDAISTGAVIGFLMEAYEKGIIDQKFLDGIDLKWGSVDATLAIIEKIAYRDGVGDLASKGVKVLSQKIGQGSEKFAIHVKGLELAAHNIQANPPRALCYATANRGGCHLNGDSVTMQNFRAMIDSTGVCFFAAMDSVYEEPLISLLSAITGIDYDKAEFLKAGERVFNLEKMFNYREGFRREDDWLPDRFFEDAFTIGPKKGAVLDRDKFREILTQYYKERGWDAQTTKPAEAKLKELGLDKIT; encoded by the coding sequence ATGAAGATAAAAGGATATCACGGTAAAATACTGAAAATAGACCTTACAACAGGTAAAATTGAAAAAATAGCTCTCAAAGAGGAAGACCTTGTTAAATTTGTTGGTGGACGGGGTCTTGGGGTGAAACTACTCTGGGATAATCTAAAAAAACCAGGAGTTGATCCCCTTTCACCTGAAAATCCACTTATCTTTATGACAGGACCTTTTTCAGGCTTTTCAGTTCCTTCAGCCTCAAGAACATGTGTGGTTACAAAATCTCCAATAACATCACCTCTTCGCTCTCCCTATCCTCATGCATCTACAGTAACCTACTCAAATGTTGGAGGTTTCTTTGGTCCTGAGCTGAAAATGGCAGGCTATGATGGAATTATGATTACAGGAAAAGCAAATGAACTATGCTACATCGTCATAGAAGACGATAAGGTATATATTCGTGATGCAAAAAAATTTAAAGGTATGCGCACAGATGCTTTTGACAAGGCGTTCCTTAAAGAGCTTGGAGACAGAAGATTTAAAACTGTATATATCGGACCTGCAGGTGAAAATCTCGTTCGTTATGCAAGCATACTTCATACATCTGCCCGTGCTGCAGGAAGAGGTGGAGTGGGATGTGTGATGGGCTCAAAAAACTTAAAAGCAATAGCAGTAAAAGGTAGCATACAGCCTGATGTTGCCAATCATAAAAAATTTATCGCTATGGTTGAGAAAGCCCGATTAGCTCTTAAAAACTCTCCAAATACAAAAAACTGGAGGGATTACGGAACCGCTGGATATATTGTAAAAAGTAGTGATCAGGGTACAGAGACTGTTCGTAACTTCCGAGAGGGAACTTTCCCTGAAGCATACAAAATTGGTGCAGAAACTGCAAGAAGAGATGTATGGGTAAGAAACATTGCCTGTATGTACTGTCCTCTGGCATGTAAAAAAAGTGGACGTACAAAGGGTAAATATGGTGGAATTGTCCATGATGGACCAGAGTATGAAACAGGTACAATGCTTGGTTCAAATCTTTTGATATCTGATATGGCTGGCTTACTTAAGATAATCTACAATGTGGATGATCTCGGGCTTGATGCTATTTCAACTGGAGCAGTGATTGGCTTTCTCATGGAAGCCTATGAAAAAGGTATTATTGATCAGAAATTCCTTGACGGAATTGATCTTAAATGGGGAAGTGTAGACGCAACTCTTGCCATTATAGAAAAAATCGCATACAGGGATGGAGTTGGAGACCTTGCATCAAAGGGAGTAAAAGTGCTCTCTCAAAAAATAGGACAGGGAAGCGAAAAGTTTGCCATTCATGTTAAAGGTCTTGAACTTGCTGCTCACAATATTCAGGCAAATCCGCCAAGAGCTCTATGCTATGCCACAGCAAACAGGGGTGGATGCCATCTTAATGGAGACAGTGTAACCATGCAGAATTTCAGAGCAATGATTGACTCAACAGGAGTTTGTTTTTTTGCTGCCATGGATAGTGTTTATGAGGAACCATTGATTTCCCTTCTAAGTGCAATCACAGGAATTGATTATGATAAGGCTGAATTTTTAAAAGCCGGTGAAAGAGTTTTTAATCTTGAAAAGATGTTCAATTATCGTGAAGGATTCCGTCGTGAAGATGACTGGCTACCTGATAGATTTTTTGAAGATGCCTTTACCATAGGACCTAAAAAAGGTGCTGTACTTGATAGAGATAAATTCCGTGAAATTCTCACTCAATATTACAAAGAAAGAGGCTGGGATGCGCAAACCACAAAGCCTGCAGAGGCAAAACTAAAAGAGCTTGGTCTGGATAAGATTACTTAA
- a CDS encoding IS1634 family transposase encodes MKPSYSKYLRVKHKEVSIDKEKIKQESRWDGYFGYVTNNSHLTEEQVLGAYKMLYKIEESFRCMKSSLDLRPVYHWTERRIKGHIMLCFLSFYVLRVIQRKLTEAGLYITAEQAIEELDRVRAIKIRTEKTEVYARTAAERVIRY; translated from the coding sequence ATAAAGCCCTCTTACAGCAAATACCTGAGAGTAAAGCATAAAGAGGTATCCATAGATAAAGAGAAAATAAAGCAGGAGTCCCGATGGGACGGATATTTTGGATATGTAACAAACAACAGCCATCTTACAGAGGAGCAAGTCCTTGGAGCATACAAAATGCTATACAAGATAGAGGAATCATTCAGATGCATGAAAAGCAGTCTTGACCTGAGACCCGTGTATCACTGGACAGAAAGAAGGATAAAGGGACATATAATGCTATGTTTTTTAAGCTTTTACGTATTAAGAGTAATACAGAGGAAGTTAACAGAGGCAGGGCTTTACATAACGGCAGAGCAAGCGATTGAGGAACTTGACAGAGTAAGAGCGATAAAGATAAGGACGGAAAAAACAGAGGTTTATGCAAGGACAGCTGCAGAGAGAGTAATCAGATATTGA
- a CDS encoding AAA family ATPase — protein MINWAKELKKESFPIKPKELTVIQTHISYVFVVDETVYKIKKPVNFGFLDFTTLELRKLYCEKEVELNRRLCPDIYLGVVPISQTSEGYKLENSENIVEYAVKMNRLPENGMMQKILKERALTEKHIDLIVDLLVPFYKKAKTGRGVDEHGSIDTISFNTEENFSQTERFVGRALNKWRYNEIVNWTRAFIRESRTLFETRIKEGFIREGHGDLYSANICFDNLKKVYIFDCIEFNERFRCGDVASDIAFLSMDLDFHGYRELSEYFVKTYVEKSGDRDLPKLLNFYKCYRAYVRGKIGCFTSEDTALSEEKRKEALKEAQKYFDLAYLYAKGKPKIFVVFGLSGTGKSTLARKVSEFTLAEWIPSDIVRKSLVGIAPTEHHYEPFEKGIYSKEFTEKTYKKMIELARESLMIGRDVILDATFRERVFREAVLKELNFADVYFIWCTAEDSIVKERFMKRRESEDISDARWEIYLAQKEKFEQPDEIPEERLIKLDTSEQTDLIEFLIKRVYGK, from the coding sequence ATGATAAACTGGGCTAAGGAGCTTAAAAAAGAGTCTTTTCCCATAAAACCAAAAGAATTAACAGTAATACAGACCCATATTTCCTATGTTTTTGTCGTTGATGAGACTGTTTACAAAATTAAAAAGCCTGTGAACTTTGGCTTTCTTGACTTTACAACCCTTGAACTAAGAAAGCTTTACTGTGAAAAGGAAGTTGAGCTTAACAGAAGGCTCTGTCCTGATATTTATCTTGGCGTTGTCCCAATATCTCAGACTTCTGAGGGTTATAAGTTGGAAAACAGCGAAAACATCGTTGAGTATGCTGTAAAGATGAATAGACTTCCAGAAAATGGGATGATGCAAAAAATCCTGAAAGAGCGAGCATTAACAGAAAAACACATTGATTTAATTGTTGATTTACTCGTTCCTTTTTATAAAAAGGCTAAAACCGGCAGAGGAGTTGATGAGCATGGTAGTATTGATACCATTTCCTTTAATACTGAAGAAAACTTTAGTCAGACAGAGCGTTTTGTTGGAAGAGCCCTGAATAAATGGAGATACAATGAGATTGTCAACTGGACAAGGGCTTTTATAAGAGAAAGCAGGACATTGTTTGAAACTCGCATTAAAGAAGGCTTTATCCGTGAAGGACATGGAGACCTTTACTCTGCAAATATATGCTTTGATAACCTGAAAAAAGTTTACATCTTTGACTGCATTGAGTTTAATGAAAGATTCAGATGTGGCGATGTTGCCTCTGATATAGCTTTTTTAAGCATGGATTTAGATTTTCATGGTTACAGAGAGCTTTCAGAGTACTTTGTTAAAACCTATGTCGAAAAATCAGGTGACAGGGATTTGCCGAAACTTCTTAATTTTTACAAATGCTATCGTGCCTATGTGAGGGGAAAAATCGGATGCTTTACATCTGAAGATACTGCTTTATCTGAAGAAAAGAGGAAAGAGGCTTTGAAAGAGGCACAAAAATACTTTGACCTTGCCTATCTTTATGCTAAGGGTAAGCCAAAGATTTTTGTTGTCTTCGGACTTTCTGGAACAGGCAAGTCAACCCTTGCAAGAAAAGTAAGTGAATTTACACTTGCTGAATGGATTCCCTCTGACATAGTTCGTAAAAGCCTTGTAGGAATCGCACCAACAGAGCATCACTATGAGCCCTTTGAAAAGGGAATTTACAGTAAAGAATTCACAGAAAAGACTTACAAAAAAATGATAGAGCTTGCGAGGGAAAGTCTCATGATAGGCAGGGACGTAATTTTAGATGCCACTTTTCGTGAAAGAGTCTTTAGAGAGGCTGTGCTTAAGGAGCTTAACTTTGCAGATGTTTACTTTATATGGTGCACTGCAGAAGACAGCATTGTTAAGGAAAGATTTATGAAACGCCGGGAATCAGAGGACATATCAGATGCTCGCTGGGAGATATATTTAGCCCAGAAGGAAAAGTTTGAACAACCTGATGAAATTCCCGAGGAAAGATTAATAAAACTTGATACTTCAGAACAAACTGATCTGATAGAATTTTTAATTAAAAGAGTTTACGGAAAATAG
- a CDS encoding phosphomannomutase, whose product MKASLLWREILKDPGNKRHLLIEIEKLAKENTEPAEIHFGTSGWRGEIGSDFTMQNVRVLAKAIIEAVKSEDSKILNAIGVSSFNEFKERGVIVGHDTRILGKDFAYEVIGLLQSEGIKCYYAGEASTPEFSAAVVELGAAASINLTPSHNPANYGGFKLNPSDGGPAPEELTKPIETLANEIMKTSKEVKSVKPEKIDRIDLTELYIGFIKKRGLLDLGKIRDFIETEKPICAIDHMYGTSRGKLARILSLKPGTFICLRKDNDPLFEGLSPEPSEINLRLALSYLKRDSLGFAAIIDPDSDRVRFADMNRQIPMNYFGAMAFHYLYSYKGLRGIVAKSVGTSNFVNAIAKELGVEVVETKVGFKHFRPYLLPEAKEKAVVAFEESDGISAQNHTLEKDALFGCLLALEMMATLGKNLSDYLEEIESIYGRYYSDRTGFEISRENFGPHVKKHVYALKDYFKAGDSFEIGKLKKKILNIIDIDGIKIVFDDLSWIMIRPSGTEPKIRIYVETKNMEEKDYLIEEATKLAKKICIEGVQCMLS is encoded by the coding sequence ATGAAGGCATCCCTTCTATGGAGAGAAATTTTAAAAGATCCTGGGAATAAGAGACACCTTCTGATAGAGATAGAAAAACTTGCAAAGGAAAATACTGAGCCCGCAGAAATTCATTTTGGAACATCTGGCTGGCGTGGAGAAATAGGCTCTGACTTTACAATGCAGAATGTAAGAGTGCTCGCAAAAGCAATTATTGAGGCAGTAAAAAGTGAGGATAGCAAAATTTTAAATGCTATAGGTGTCAGCTCTTTTAATGAATTCAAAGAAAGAGGAGTAATTGTTGGACATGACACGAGAATTCTTGGGAAAGACTTTGCCTATGAAGTAATAGGATTGCTTCAGTCGGAAGGAATAAAATGTTACTATGCAGGTGAAGCTTCAACTCCTGAGTTTTCAGCGGCAGTTGTTGAACTTGGTGCAGCAGCTTCAATTAATCTAACACCAAGTCATAATCCAGCAAATTATGGAGGATTTAAATTAAACCCTTCTGATGGAGGACCAGCTCCAGAAGAGCTTACGAAACCGATTGAAACACTTGCAAATGAAATTATGAAAACATCTAAAGAGGTAAAGAGTGTAAAACCAGAGAAGATTGACAGAATAGATCTGACAGAACTCTACATAGGTTTCATTAAGAAAAGAGGACTTCTTGATCTAGGAAAAATCAGAGACTTCATAGAGACTGAAAAGCCAATTTGTGCAATTGACCATATGTATGGAACAAGTAGAGGTAAACTTGCAAGAATTCTTTCATTAAAGCCAGGAACTTTTATATGTTTAAGGAAAGACAATGATCCTTTATTTGAAGGTCTTTCTCCTGAACCAAGTGAGATAAACTTAAGGCTTGCTTTATCCTATTTAAAGAGAGACTCATTAGGATTTGCAGCCATAATTGATCCTGACTCAGACAGAGTTCGTTTTGCGGATATGAATAGACAGATTCCTATGAATTACTTTGGTGCAATGGCATTTCATTATCTTTACAGTTACAAAGGTTTGAGAGGCATTGTGGCAAAAAGTGTTGGAACAAGCAATTTTGTGAATGCCATTGCAAAAGAATTAGGAGTTGAGGTAGTTGAGACAAAAGTAGGATTCAAACATTTTAGACCCTATCTGTTGCCTGAGGCAAAGGAAAAGGCAGTTGTTGCATTTGAAGAGTCTGATGGAATATCAGCACAAAATCACACTCTTGAAAAAGATGCACTCTTTGGTTGTTTACTTGCCCTTGAAATGATGGCTACATTAGGCAAGAATCTTAGTGACTATCTTGAAGAAATTGAATCTATTTATGGAAGATATTATTCTGATAGAACAGGTTTTGAGATATCCCGTGAAAACTTTGGTCCTCATGTGAAAAAGCATGTCTATGCATTGAAAGATTACTTTAAAGCAGGAGATTCATTTGAAATAGGAAAACTGAAGAAAAAGATTCTTAATATCATAGACATTGACGGAATCAAAATTGTATTTGATGATCTATCATGGATTATGATAAGGCCATCAGGCACAGAACCTAAAATTCGTATTTATGTGGAAACAAAAAACATGGAAGAGAAAGACTATCTTATTGAAGAGGCTACAAAACTGGCAAAGAAAATCTGCATAGAAGGTGTTCAATGTATGTTATCTTAA
- a CDS encoding Lon protease family protein, translated as MAKKLQAEEVYKKCDDKIFDFETTEELPPLTGTIGQDRAIASLEFGLNLPAKGFNIYALGEQGTGKMRAIRTLLSEKAKQEPVPPDWCYVYNFKNPDAPIAISLPAGKAVEFQKDMENLVNTLKVEIPKAFESKEYDKQRNKILEDFQQKQKEWFSAVEEEARTKGFAIRKALAGLIIVPIKRDGEPLTEEEFQALDPDTRQKIDELGKMLQEKLDDVVRAVKEAEKLVKDMLIRLERQIALDVIEQPIEELKKKYSFNEKIVHYLEAVREDILNNLQDFKIQEEAVPPMPPFMKIQREVSFSKYSVNVLVDNSSTQGAPVIYEPNPTYLNLFGRIEYKIQYGMAITDFTMIKPGSLHRANGGYIVIDALSLLKNLFSYDALKRALRSKEIRIEDVWEQYRLITTTTLRPEPVPLNVKVILTGTPFLYYILYNYDEEYRELFKVKADFDIRMPRTEENMKKYAQFIALCQKDEGLLPFHKSAVAKIVEYGSRLAEHQEKLSTQFSSIADLIRESHFWAKKDGKDTVYAEHVNKALEQKIYRSASIEEKLRELILEDVLIVETSGKKVGQINGLAVIDLGDYSFGKPSRITARTYLGKAGIVNIERETKMSGKIHEKAVMILSSYLWSKYAIKKPISLSASLTFEQLYEMIEGDSATCAELYALLSSIAEIPLKQNIAVTGSMDQRGEVQPVGGINEKIEGFFELCKIRGLDGTHGVIIPRRNVRHLMLKEEIQKAIKEGAFHIYAIDYAEEGLEILTDMPAGELKPDGTYPEGTINYLVMKKLEEMSELFKKKEKDEEKKNEK; from the coding sequence ATGGCAAAAAAACTACAGGCAGAAGAAGTCTATAAAAAATGTGATGACAAAATATTTGATTTTGAAACAACTGAAGAATTGCCACCACTTACAGGAACAATTGGACAGGACAGAGCCATCGCATCCTTAGAATTCGGTTTAAATTTACCTGCAAAGGGTTTTAACATATATGCCCTTGGTGAACAGGGCACAGGAAAAATGCGGGCAATAAGAACACTTCTTTCTGAAAAAGCAAAACAGGAACCTGTGCCACCTGACTGGTGCTATGTATATAACTTTAAAAACCCTGATGCTCCAATTGCTATTAGTTTACCGGCTGGTAAGGCAGTAGAGTTTCAGAAAGACATGGAAAATCTTGTTAACACATTAAAAGTAGAAATTCCAAAGGCTTTTGAATCAAAAGAGTATGATAAACAAAGAAATAAAATTCTTGAAGATTTTCAGCAAAAGCAGAAGGAATGGTTTTCTGCGGTAGAAGAAGAAGCAAGAACAAAAGGCTTTGCAATTCGTAAAGCTCTTGCAGGGCTAATAATTGTTCCTATCAAGAGAGATGGAGAGCCTCTTACAGAAGAAGAGTTTCAGGCACTTGATCCCGATACAAGACAAAAAATTGATGAACTTGGCAAAATGCTTCAGGAAAAACTCGATGACGTAGTAAGAGCTGTTAAAGAAGCGGAAAAACTTGTAAAAGATATGCTCATAAGACTTGAACGTCAGATTGCACTTGATGTGATAGAGCAGCCAATTGAAGAGCTTAAGAAAAAATACTCTTTTAACGAAAAAATAGTACACTATCTTGAAGCTGTCAGGGAGGATATCCTAAATAATCTTCAGGATTTTAAAATTCAGGAAGAGGCTGTCCCACCTATGCCTCCTTTCATGAAAATTCAGAGGGAAGTTTCTTTTTCCAAATACAGCGTGAATGTTCTTGTCGATAATTCTTCAACTCAGGGAGCTCCGGTTATATATGAACCAAATCCTACATATCTCAACCTTTTTGGAAGAATTGAGTATAAAATTCAATATGGAATGGCAATTACTGATTTTACAATGATTAAACCTGGCTCTCTTCATAGGGCAAATGGAGGATATATTGTAATAGATGCTCTTTCACTCCTTAAAAATCTCTTTTCCTATGATGCATTAAAAAGAGCATTGAGAAGCAAAGAAATACGAATAGAAGATGTATGGGAACAATATAGACTTATAACCACAACCACTCTGAGACCAGAGCCAGTTCCATTGAATGTCAAGGTCATTTTAACTGGAACACCATTTCTTTATTACATACTTTACAACTATGATGAAGAATACAGAGAGCTTTTTAAAGTCAAGGCAGATTTTGATATAAGAATGCCAAGAACCGAAGAAAATATGAAAAAATATGCCCAGTTTATTGCACTCTGTCAAAAAGATGAAGGACTTCTTCCATTTCATAAATCGGCAGTTGCTAAAATTGTTGAATATGGCTCTAGACTGGCAGAACATCAGGAAAAGCTTTCAACTCAATTCAGCAGCATTGCAGACCTCATAAGAGAATCCCATTTTTGGGCCAAAAAAGATGGAAAAGATACAGTTTATGCTGAGCATGTAAATAAAGCCCTTGAACAGAAAATTTATAGATCAGCAAGTATAGAGGAAAAACTTAGAGAGTTAATTCTTGAGGATGTTTTGATTGTTGAAACATCTGGCAAAAAAGTTGGGCAGATTAACGGGCTTGCTGTTATTGACCTTGGTGATTATAGTTTCGGTAAACCCTCACGAATTACTGCAAGAACCTATCTTGGAAAGGCAGGAATTGTAAACATTGAAAGAGAAACAAAGATGTCTGGAAAGATTCATGAAAAGGCAGTTATGATTCTTTCAAGCTATCTATGGAGCAAATATGCAATTAAAAAACCAATAAGTCTGAGCGCATCTCTTACATTTGAACAGCTTTATGAGATGATAGAAGGTGACAGTGCTACCTGTGCTGAACTTTATGCACTTTTAAGTAGCATCGCTGAAATTCCTCTTAAACAAAACATTGCTGTTACAGGCTCTATGGATCAAAGAGGAGAGGTCCAGCCAGTCGGTGGAATAAATGAGAAAATTGAAGGATTTTTTGAACTTTGTAAAATCAGAGGACTTGATGGAACTCATGGAGTAATTATTCCAAGAAGAAATGTAAGACATCTTATGCTAAAGGAGGAAATTCAAAAAGCTATTAAAGAAGGTGCTTTCCATATCTATGCTATTGACTATGCAGAGGAAGGGCTTGAAATTCTTACAGATATGCCAGCAGGTGAACTTAAACCGGATGGAACATATCCAGAAGGCACTATAAACTATCTTGTCATGAAAAAGCTTGAAGAGATGTCAGAGTTGTTTAAGAAAAAAGAAAAAGATGAAGAAAAGAAGAATGAAAAATAA
- a CDS encoding metal ABC transporter permease, producing the protein MFEIFELNIIKRAFIVISFIAPLAPIFGVFLLLRRYAFFADTLAHVGFLAIALSIFFKINSLILLIFLSIMVAISVEQLRSRDRLPAEGSLSFFLYAGVALSVVFITFAENTGSIMSILFGSLSTVTNEDVYLIIATALVCLSFLFKYHKKLLNLCIDEEIAHACGINTTVVKMLFAIAVALSISISIKTMGALLIGALMIIPPLTAMQFCKTLRNTVILSVIFSLLSSYAGIFLSYYSGIPLGAAISTVLIFFFLVSLIFKVFK; encoded by the coding sequence ATGTTTGAGATTTTTGAGTTAAACATAATAAAAAGGGCTTTTATAGTTATAAGTTTTATAGCGCCTTTAGCTCCGATTTTTGGAGTTTTTTTGCTATTGCGCAGATATGCCTTTTTTGCAGATACTCTTGCTCATGTTGGTTTTTTAGCAATTGCATTAAGTATTTTTTTTAAAATAAATTCTCTTATTTTGCTTATCTTCTTAAGCATTATGGTGGCTATTTCTGTTGAACAGCTCAGGTCAAGAGACAGGCTTCCAGCAGAAGGTTCTCTCTCATTTTTTCTTTATGCCGGTGTTGCCCTTTCAGTAGTTTTTATAACTTTTGCTGAAAATACTGGTTCAATAATGAGTATACTTTTTGGAAGTCTCTCTACTGTAACAAATGAAGATGTTTACCTTATTATTGCCACTGCTTTAGTTTGTTTGAGTTTTTTATTTAAATATCATAAGAAATTGCTAAATCTTTGCATTGATGAAGAAATAGCTCATGCCTGTGGAATTAATACAACTGTTGTTAAAATGCTCTTTGCCATTGCAGTAGCTCTTTCAATTTCTATCTCAATAAAAACAATGGGAGCTCTATTAATTGGTGCTCTTATGATTATCCCTCCACTGACTGCAATGCAATTCTGTAAAACCCTAAGAAACACCGTAATTTTATCAGTTATTTTTTCTCTTTTATCATCCTACGCAGGAATTTTTCTCTCCTATTATTCAGGAATTCCTCTTGGTGCAGCAATCTCAACTGTTTTGATTTTTTTCTTTTTAGTTTCTTTAATTTTTAAAGTCTTTAAATAA
- a CDS encoding metal ABC transporter ATP-binding protein, which translates to MPVSAITLKNVYYSFDSIFVLEDINLEIPERCYLGIIGPNGAGKTTLLRLILGIIKPHKGEVLIYGMRPQDYLKSQTIGYLPQRISQTIYEFPITVEELVKSGYERIKKHHIDWALDVFKISHLKKKSLRELSGGQRQKAFLARAIALQPKILLLDEPTTYIDPYSMDEVFQILEDLNQNFGITIVVVTHDIATFAHEVNCIMCLNRKVVCLGEPQRILKDEYMKMLYPEQAVFLHRDV; encoded by the coding sequence ATGCCAGTAAGTGCTATTACTTTAAAAAATGTTTATTACTCATTTGACAGCATTTTTGTACTTGAAGATATTAATCTTGAAATACCTGAGAGATGTTATCTTGGAATCATCGGACCAAATGGAGCAGGGAAAACGACTTTGCTCAGACTGATACTGGGTATAATAAAACCTCATAAAGGTGAAGTATTGATCTATGGAATGAGACCGCAGGATTATTTAAAATCACAGACTATAGGATATCTTCCTCAAAGAATATCCCAGACCATATATGAATTTCCAATTACCGTAGAAGAACTTGTTAAAAGCGGATATGAAAGAATTAAAAAGCATCATATTGATTGGGCTCTGGATGTTTTCAAGATTTCCCATTTAAAAAAGAAGTCACTGAGGGAACTTTCTGGTGGTCAGCGACAAAAGGCATTTCTTGCAAGAGCTATTGCCTTACAACCAAAAATTTTACTACTTGATGAGCCAACTACATACATAGACCCTTATTCAATGGATGAAGTTTTTCAAATACTTGAGGATCTTAATCAGAATTTTGGAATTACAATAGTTGTAGTAACTCATGATATAGCAACTTTTGCTCATGAAGTAAACTGTATTATGTGTTTGAATAGAAAAGTTGTATGTCTTGGTGAGCCTCAGAGAATTCTCAAAGATGAATATATGAAGATGTTATATCCTGAACAGGCGGTTTTTCTTCATAGAGATGTTTGA